In the Burkholderia contaminans genome, TGCGATAGTCGAGCGGCGGCTTGTCGTTCGGGCTCTTCGTGTTGATGCCGAGGAAGCCCGTATTCCAGCCGGCCGGAATCTCACGTGCATCGAGCTCCCACTGCAGGCTGAAATCGACGAGGTATTTCGACCACGCGGCCGAACCGACCGTGCCTTGCGCGGGATCGACACCCGCGATGCCGGAGATCAGGAAATACGTGCGGCGCAGATCGAAGCGCTGCGAAAACGTGAGCGCCATGATCGTTGCCGACGCGTTCGCGTAGCCCATGCCGGTCGTGACCACGCAGACGTCCTGCTTGTTGCAATGCACGTTCGGATAGTCGGGCGACAGGCCGGGCACGGCGATGTCGCGCCACGGGCCGATCCGGTCGAGCCAGGCCTGGCCCTCCGGACCGAACATCGTGATGATCATGACCTTGACCGGGCGGCCCTGTGCACCGGTCTCGGCGAATGCATTGTTGCCCGCGTTGTTGCCCTGGCTATCCTGCGCGATTGACGGCGCGGTCGCACAGGCTGCGAGCGAGAATGCAGCGGCGGAAAGAATGGAGCGAGTCAGCATCGGCGTTCCTTGTTTCGATGATGTTGGGTGAGAACGGCTCTCGTAGACTGCGCGTCGGAGTATAAAACGCGCGTGCCCGATGCGGAACCCGACTACGAAACGGCGACGGTGCATCGGTGCGGGTCTGGAACGCGCGGGAATCACGAAGCAAATGGTCTTCGTGCGTCGACACACCATCAGGAATACTATCCGGTTGCCCGACACCGGCCCGTCGATCGCACTTGCAAGCGTGCAACCCGGCGGCGAACCGCTACAACCGCGCCAGCCCCGCCACGCCGTAACCCAGCACGACAAGCGCCGCGACCACATGGCTCGCGGCGAGCAACCCCGGTGACTTCACGATCCGGCCGATCACGCTGCCGCCGAATGCGAACACGAGCTGCCCCGCGAGGCTGCCGGCAAACACGCACGCGGCACCCAGCAGCCAGTGCCGGTGCGCCCCGGCGGCAGCCGTTGCATAACCATAGAACAACAGGATCGTGAGCGGGTTCGCCAGCGTGACGAAGAACATCGATGAAAACGGGCGGCTACCTGGCGGCCGTGCATCACCGTCGAGCGTGCGGCGGCGATCCCGCAGCGCCTGCCACAGCATCCGCGCGCCCATCGCGAGCAGCACGAGCGCGCCGACCAGCCGAAACAGCAACAGATGCGCGGCGAGCGTGCTCGCGAGCATCGCGCCGAGCGTGAACGCGATAACCGCATAACAGCCGTCGGCCGTCGCGACGCCCACCGCCGCGCGCACGCCGCTTGCGGTGCCGGCGCGCATCCCGTAGTTCGCGATCATCAGCGCAACGGGCCCGACCGACAGCGCGATCATCAGCCCGAACAGGAAGTCGTTCATCGGTCGTCGATGCCTTCTCGATGGAAGGAATCGATTCTAGCGACCGCAGAAAAACCGGTGTGCCGCTCGAGCGTCACGCGACGTCGACGCGCGCAGGCCCGTCCACCATCTCGCCGATCACGCCCGCGCGGTCGAAGCCGTCGGCACGGAAGCATGCGAGCACGTCGTCGACGGCCTCCGGCGCGCACGCGACCAGCAAGCCGCCCGACGTCTGCGGGTCGGTCAGCAGCGCCTGCGCGACGGGCGGCAGCGTAGCGGCCAGTTGCACGTCCGCGCCGTACGCGGCCCAGTTGCGGCCCGACGCACCGGTGAACACGCCATCGGCGACGAACGCCTCGACGCCCGCGAGCCACGGCAGCGACGCATAGTGCACGCGCGCGGTGAGGTGCGCGCCGCGCGCCAGCTCGAGCGTATGGCCGAGCAGCCCGAAGCCCGTGACGTCGGTCAGCGCATGCACGCCCGGCAGCGCGGCGAGTTCGGCGCCCGGCCGGTTCAGCTTGGTGGTCGTCGCGACCATCTGCGCATAGCCATCGGCATCGAGCTGGTTCTTTTTCAGCGCGGCGGACAACACGCCGACGCCGAGCGGCTTGCCGAGCACGAGGACGTCGCCCGCGCGCGCGGCCGCATTGCGCTTCACGCGCGACGGGTGCACGACGCCGATCGCCGCGAGCCCGTAAATCGGCTCGACGGAATCGATCGAATGGCCGCCCGCGACCGGGATGCCGGCGTCCGCGCACACCGATTCGCCGCCGCGCAGCACGGCCGCGATCGTCTCGTGCGGCAGCACGTTGATCGGCATGCCGACCAGCGCGAGCGCGAGGATCGGCTTGCCGCCCATCGCATAGACGTCGGACAGCGCGTTGGTCGCGGCGATGCGGCCGAAGTCGAACGGATCGTCGACGATCGGCATGAAGAAGTCGGTGGTCGCGACGATCGCCTGCTCGTCGTTGAGGCGGTAGACGGCCGCGTCGTCGGACGTCTCGGTGCCGACCAGCAGATCCGGGAACAGCGCGGGCGGCGTCGCGCGCTTCAGCAGCTCGGACAGCACGCCCGGCGCAATCTTGCAGCCGCAGCCGCCGCCATGTGACAGGCTCGTGAGGCGCGGAACGGCAGGCTGGGCTTGGGTGGCTTCGGTCATGGTCGGCATCCGGTGAATAACAACACGCCATTATCGACAATTCCTTGCGAGTGCGCCCGATACCCACATAATGACCGCGCCCCCCTCCGCTCGCGCGCCTGTCCGCCCGTTCGTTCATGGACCACCTCTTCATCGGCCTCGTGCTGTGCTCCGCGTTGCTGCACGCGATCTGGAATGCCTTCCTCCACGTCAGCGAAGACCGGCTCGTCCAGCTCGGCACGATGTCGCTGCCGTATTTCGTGTTCGGCGTCGCCGGCGCCGCGCTGCTGCCCGCGCCAGCGCCTGCCGCGTGGCCGTATATCGCCGGGTCGGCCGTGCTCGAGGTCGCGTACTGCTTCACGCTGGCGCGGGCGTACCGCAGCGGCGAATTCGGGCAGATCTACCCGATCGCACGCGGGATTTCTCCGCTGCTCGTGTCGGTACTCGCGCTCGCGATTCTGCACGAGCGGCCGACGCCGTTCGGCTTCGCGGGCATCGCACTCGTGTCGTTCGGCATCATGTCGCTCGCACTGCGGCGCGGCTTCCGGTTCTCCGGCGAAGGCGTGCCGTTTGCGCTGCTCACGGGCGTGTTCATCGCCGCCTATTCGATCTGCGACGGCATCGGCTCGCGCGTGTCCGGCAGCGCGCTCGGCTACATCGCGTGGGTGTACGTGCTGTGGAGCGTGCCGCAGTTCGTGCTCGTGTGCGCGGTGCGAGGCGGCCCGCGCGCGGTGCTCGGCTCGCGCACCGCACTCACGCAGGGCGCGATCGCCGGCACCATTTCGCTCGCCGCGTACGGCATCGTGATCCTCGCGTACCGGTACTTGCCGGTCGGGACGGTATCGGCGCTGCGCGAAACGAGCTCGATCTTCGCGGTCGCGATCGGCTGGCTCGTGATGCGCGAGCGGCCCGGCGCGCAGCGGCTCGCCGCGTGCGCGTTGGTGGTGGCGGGCGCGGCGCTGATCCGGCTATAAGCAGCAAGTTCTGACGCCGCAGTCTGCCGCCGCGTCAGAACTTGTGCCGGATGCCGGTCACCGCGACGATCTGCGTGCGCGTGCTCGACGGATTCGAGATTCCTTCGATCGCGGCCACCGTGTTCGACGACGCACGCTGGTAGAACGCGTTCACGTAGATATCGGTACGCTTCGACAGGAAATACTGCGCACCGACGCTCGTCTGCAGGTAGTGCGAGCTCGGCTTCGGCCCCTGCGATGCGAGCACCTGCGTGTAGGTTTCGCCGAGCGCGAACTGCAGCGCGGGCGTCATCAGGTAGCGCACGCTGCCCTCGTAGTTGTTGAAACGCATCGCGCCGCCCGTCTGCAGGTTGAACAGCGAGCTCGTGTACAGCAGCCCGAACGTCGCAGCGCCCCACGCGTACGCGCCGCCCGCGCCCCAGATCTGCTGGCGTGTCACGCCCTTGATGAACGTGTAGTAGTTGTCGGACGCCGCCGCGCCGGCGGTGTCGAGCGCCGGATGATCGACGCGCACGTACGCCGCACCAAGTTGCAGCGGCCCGTTCTCGTAGCTCGTGCCGATGCTCCACACGCGGTTTTGCGCGAACGACGTCGAATTCGAGAAGCCATACAGGCCGACCGCGCGCAGCCCGTACCACGTGGGCGTCTGGTACTGCACCGAGTTGTTGGTGCGGAACGTGTTGTTCAGGTCGTCGGTATCGAACGGATGCAGCGCGTACTGCGTGAGCGCGGTGGTCGCGCCGATCTGCAGCGGCTCCAGCACTTCCTGCGCCGCGTTGTACTGGCGGCCCATCGTCAGCGTGCCCCAGCGGTCGTTCTCCAGCCCGACGTATGCGCGGCGCCCGAACAGCCGGCCGCCCTGGCTCGCGGCGCCGCTCTCGATGTTGAAACCGTTCTCGAGGCGGAACACCGCGCGCGTGCCGCCGCCGAGGTCTTCCTTGCCGAGCAGCCCGAAGCGCGTGCCCTGCTCGTTGCCGCCGGTCGCCTGCCACGCGGCATGCCCGTTCTGGTTGTTCGTGTACGTGATCCCCGAATCGACCACGCCGTACAGCGTCACGCTCGACTGCGCATGCGCGTGCATCGCACCCGCCGCCGTTGCGATACCCGCCAGCGCGACCGCCATTCCTTTTTGCTTCATCTCCGACCCCTTTTTTCGATTGAATATGGGGAGCGATTTATTTCGCTCGATACGTGTTTTATTGAATAAAACATCGTCTTATTCATTGTCGAATTCGGCGATTTGAAGCGTCAAGCGACGCCAAAAATCGCACACGGGAGTCGAATACCTCTGAATCGCCAGGCGTTTCAAAGAATGAAACAAGCCCAATATCTACGGGCGTTACAGCCAGATCGCGATGCGTAATCCCGGTATCGCAAAAAGCCCTTGACCGCGATTTTCAGTCGTTGTGAAATATTGATACGCTGTTTTAATGATTAAAACAAACGCACGAGACGTTCTGAAATACTAGGTAAAGAACCTGATCCCCATGCTGACGTTTAATTGCAACAACGCGACTGCCGGCGCATCGCCTGCGTATTTCGTCGCGACGCCGACGGTGCCGGCCCTGCCGATCGTCGTCGACTCGCCGCACAGCGGCATCGCGTATCCGCCGGACTTCGCCACCGTCGCGCCCGATGACGCGATCCGCACGACGTGGGACGCGTACATCGACGAACTGTGGGCCGGCGCGCCCGCGCGCGGCGGCACGCTGCTCGGCGCGACGTTTCCGCGCGCGTACATCGACCCGAACCGCGCGGAAACCGACATCGACGCGACGCTGCTCGCCGAGCCCTGGCCCGAGCCGCTGTCGCCTCAGCCGTACACGCAGCGCGGGATGGGGCTGATCCGGCGCGACGCGCTGCCCGGCGTGCCGCTGTACGACCGCAAGCTGTCGCTCGAAGCAGTCCGCCACCGGATCGACGCGTACTACCTGCCGTACCGCCGCGCGCTCGCCGGCATCGCCGAGCCGCTGCACGCCGCGCACGGCGCGCTTTGGCATATCGACTGCCATTCGATGAAGTCGCGCGGCAACGCGATGAACGTCGACGCGGGCGCATTGCGGCCGCACGTCGTCGTCAGCGACCGGCGCGGCACGACCGCCGACCCGGCCTTCACCGCGTGGACCGCGCAGTGGTTCGCCGAGGCCGGCTATCGCGTGCAGGTCAACGACCCGTACCAGGGCGGCGACCTGCTGACCGCGCTCGCCGATCCCGCGCGGCAGCGGCACAGCATCCAGATCGAATTCAATCGCGCGCTGTACATGGACGAGGCCGCGTTCGCGAAACACGCAGGATTTGCGACGCTGAAGCGCTCGGTCGACGCCTATCTCGACGCGCTCGCCGATTACGTCCGCGCGCGCATCGCGCCGCAGGGAGAAATCGCATGACGACCTATATCGTCGACGCCGTCGACAGCGCGCTGAAGCTGCTGACCTACGTGGCCGAACACCCGAACCTCGGCGTGACCGAGCTCGCATCGCAGCTCGGCATCAACAAGTCGCGCACCTACCGGATGCTGTGCACGCTGGAACTGCACCGTTTCGTCGTGCAGGACCCGCGCACGTCCACCTATGCGCTCGGCCCGCAGGCGTTCGTGATCGGCGTGGCCGCGTCGCAGCAGAACGCGCTCGTGCGCGCCGCGCACCGGCACATGCTCGCGCTCAACCAGGCGATCAACGAGACCGTCGTGCTGCGCGTGCGCGAAGGGCTCGAATCGGTGTGCGTCGCGCGCTGCGAAACGACGCATGCGGTGCGCACCGTCGGTGCGGTCGGCAACCGCCGGCCGATCAATTTCGGCGCATCGGGCAAGGTGCTGCTCGCCTTCGCGCCCGATCCGGTGCGCGACGAATACCTCGCGCAACTGCGCCGAAACGGGCACGCCGACGATCCGGCGAAGCTCGCCGGCGAACTCGACGCAGTCGCCCGCAAGGGCTACGCGGTGAGCAGCGGCGAGGTGACGCCCGGCGCGGTCGGGATCGCGGTGCCGGTGCGCGACCTGACCGGCGCAACGGTCGCGTCGGTCAGCGTGACGGGGCCCGAGGTGCGCGTGAGCCACGCCGACATCCCCGACTATCTCGAGCGCCTGCAGGCGTGCAGCCTCGCCATTTCCGCCGAACTCGGCTACGTCCCGGCGCGCGCCGCGCTGCAACCGGCCTGACGGCCCGCTCCTTCTTCGACGAGGATCCGATGTCCGCCTCTTCCCCGAACCCGGCCGGCGCACGCGCCGCCGACGCCACCCCGCTCGCGGCACCGGCTGATGCAGCGACCCACGACGCGGCCGGCAATGCGCCCGGCGACGCATCGGCCCACGCCGGCCGCGCGCCGCATCCGCACGGCAAGATGCTGCATCCGGTCGTGATGATGCTGTGGGTGCTGGCCGTCGCGATCGCACTCACCTGGATCGTCGATTCCGGCCGCTTCGAGCGCAACGGCCGGCTTGTCGTGCCGGGCACCTATCACGTGGTGCCGAAGACCACGGCGCTCACGACGCTCGTTGCACCGGCAGTCAGCCACAGCACGCCCACGCATGCGATGCCCGCGAGCCTCGTCTCGGCATTCGTCGCGATACCGGAAGGATTGCTGAAGAATGCGCCGCTGATCGTGATGGTGATGTTCGTCGGCGGGATGTTCGGCGTGATGCGCCGCACCGGCGTGGTCGACGCGGGCATCGACCGGCTGCTGCAGCTCACCGGCAACAATGCGTACCTGCTCACACCGATGCTGATGATCCTGATCGGGCTCGGCAGCACGCTGCTCGGCTTCATCTCCGAGTACCTCGTGATCATTCCGATGGTGGTCGTGATCGCACGGCGCCTGGGTCTCTCCGACCTGTTCGCGGTCGCACTGGTCGCGCTGGCCGCGAAGATCGGCTATATCGCGTCGGTCACGAACCCGCTCGCGCTGGCCGTCGCGCAGCCGCTGGTCGGCGTGCCGCTGTTCAGCGGCGTCGCGCTGCGCGCGGCCGTGTTCGTCGTCTTCCTGACGATCGGCATCCTGTACCTGCTGCGCTACGTGCGCAGCACCGGCTATCGCGCCGGGCAAACCGCAACCGGCCATGTAGCACAAGCAACCGCGAAGCTGTCGCTGCGCCACAAGGCGACACTGGTCGTGTTCGCGGCGGCGGTCGCGATGCTGATCTACGGCACGCGCGAACTGAAGTGGGGCAACGTCGAGCTGGCGGCGTTCTATACGTTCGTGAGCATCGCAACGGCCGTGATCGGCGGGCTCGATTCGCGCAGCGCGGCGGACGCGTTCGTCGACGGGATGAAGAACATGATCCTCGCGGCGCTGTTGATGGGGCTCGCCGCTTCCGTCGAACTGCTGCTGCAGAACAGCCTCGTGCTCGACACGCTGATCAACTTCTTCACGCGGCTCGCGGATGGTCAGTCGCCGGTGTGGGTCGCGAACGGGCTGATGGGGGTGCAGATGGTGCTCGACGTGTTCATTCCATCGGTGTCCGGCAAGGCGGCGGTCAGCATGCCTATCATCGGGCCGATCGCGCAGCTCTCGGGCGTGAGCGGCCAGACGTCGGTGCTCGCATTCGTGCTCGGCGGCGGGCTGACGAACCTCGTCACGCCGACGTCCGGGATGCTGCTCGCGTATCTGGCCACCGCGCGCGTCGATTTCGGCGCGTGGATCCGCTTCGTGCTGCCGCTGTTCCTGACGCTGCTCGCGCTGTCGTGCGTCGTGCTGACGTTCGCGGTGTGGATCGGGTATTGAGGTTCGCGGCAGGGTCTGCAGCGCGCACGTGCTCTTCGCGGCGCGAAGCGCTCGGCGCCGTCCGGTATCGATGGCCGCGGCAGGCATCGCAACGCGATACCGCCACCGATTGCGCCGCTCAAGCCACCTCGACCACCCGACCAAACGCCCGCTCGTCGATCGCCTCGGCGAGCGTCGCGAACGCGGTCGCGATCTCGTCCTCCGGCACGCACGCGTAGCCGAGCAGCAACCCCGGCGCCGCACGTTCGCGGTCCGCGTAATAGCCGGACAACGGCCGCACGACGATATTGCGTTCGAGCGCGGCCTGCGCGACCGCGCGATCGTCGACGCCTTCCGGCAACTGCGTGACCAGATGCAGCCCGGCATCGCTGCCGAGCGCGTGCAGCGTGTTGCCGTAGCGCTGCGCGACCGCGTCGAGCAGCACCTCGCGGCGCTGCCCATACAACGTGCGCATCTTGCGGATGTGCGACACGAAGTGCCCTTCCGCGATGAATTCGGCCAGCACCGCCTGCTGCAGCAACTGCCCTTCGCGATACAGCTCGGCGCTGGCGGTCGCGAAACTTTCCGCGAGCGGCTCCGGCGCGACCAGGTAGCCGACCCGCAGCCCCGGGAACAGCGTCTTGCCGAAACTGCCGACATAGATCACCTGCCCGGCCGTATCGAGACCCTGCAGCGACGCGAGCGGCCGGCTGCCGTAGCGGAATTCGCTGTCGTAGTCGTCCTCGATGATCCAGCAGCCGTGCTGGCGCGCGTATTCGAGCAGCATCCGCCGCCGCGCGAGGCTCATCACCATCCCGAGCGGATACTGGTGCGACGGCGTGACGAGCATCAGCTTCGGCGGTTCGGCGAGATCGGCGGCCGACGGCGCGATGCCTTCGTCGTCGACCGGAATCGGCCGCGTCGTCAGCCCCGACACGTTCAGCACGCTGCGCACGCCCCAGTAGCACGGATCCTCGGTCCAGATCGCGTCGCCCGGGTCGGTCAGCAGCCGCACCGCGAGGTCGATCGACTGGTGGATGCCGGTCGTGATCACGATCTGCTCGGGCGTGCAGCGCACCGAGCGCGACGTGCGCAGGTAGTCGGCCAGCGCCTCGCGCAGCAGCGCGAGCCCGCCGCCCGGCGCATAGGTCAGCAGGTCGGGGCGCAGGCGCCGCCAGTACTTGTTGTGCAGCCGCGTCCACACGCGCGCCGGAAATCGCGACACATCGGGCACGCCCGGCATGAACGCGCCGCCCTGCCGTTTCGATACACCGGCGCCTTCGACGAGCCGCGTGCCGCGCGCGGACAGCCGCCGCACGGAAGCCTGCACGAGCGCCGGGCGGGCGGCGGCCGCGTCGGGCGGCGCACCGACGATCTCGTCCGGCGCGCTGTCGGCGACGAACGTGCCGCGGCCGGTTGCCGAGTTCACATAGCCTTCGAGTGCAAGCTGCTCGTAAACCTGCGTGACCGTGTTGCGCGCGATCCCGAGCTCGGCGGCCAGGAGCCGCGACGACGGCACGCGCGTGCCGGCCGGCAGTTCGCGCGACAGGATCGCCTGTTGCAGCAGCCGGTGAAGCTGCCGGTAGATCGGCTGTTCGCCGCCGCGCACGAGGCGCTGCGCCAGCCAGTCCGACAACACGCTCGCGCGCATGATTGGCTCCTGAATATTTATTGAAATGGCTCTGATTGCCAGAGCCAAATGTGATTATAGTCGCCTCCATGGGCTGCCAACGCGGCCGTTTTTTATCCCACCGGACAGAACATCAAGGAGATGACCGTGAAGAATGCCGACCTGCAGGCCCGCAAGAACGCCGCCACCCCGCGCGGCGTTGGCGTGATGTGCGATTTCTACGCAGCCCGCGCCGAGAACGCGGAACTGTGGGATGTCGAAGGCCGCCGCTTCATCGATTTCGCCGCCGGCATCGCGGTGCTGAACACCGGCCACCGCCACCCGAAGATCGTCAAGGCGATCGCGGATCAGCTGAACAACTTCACGCACACCGCTTACCAGATCGTCCCGTACGCGTCGTACGTCGAGCTGGCTGAAAAGATCAACGACCGCGCGCCGGGCGATTTCCCGAAGAAGACTGCGTTCTTCACGACCGGCGCGGAAGCCGTCGAGAACGCGATCAAGATCGCGCGCGCAGCAACCGGCCGTCCGGGCGTCATCGCGTTCTCGGGCGGCTTCCACGGCCGCACGATGATGGGCATGGCGCTGACCGGCAAGGTCGCTCCGTACAAGCTGAACTTCGGCCCGTTCCCGGGCGACGTGTTCCACGCGCCGTACCCGAACGCCGTGCACGGCGTGACGACCGCCGACTCGATCAAGGCGATCGAGATGCTGTTCAAGGCCGACATCGATCCGAAGCGCGTCGCCGCGATCATCTTCGAACCGGTCCAGGGCGAAGGCGGCTTCAACCCGGCGCCGGCCGAGTTCGTGCGCGCGCTGCGCAAGATCTGTAACGAGCACGGCATCCTGCTGATCGCCGACGAAGTGCAGACGGGCTTCGCGCGTACCGGCAAGCTGTTCGCGATGCAGCACTACGACGTGCTGGCCGACCTGATCACGATGGCGAAGAGCCTTGCAGGCGGCATGCCGCTGTCGGGCGTCGTCGGCCGTGCGGACGTGATGGACGCGGCAGCGCCCGGCGGCCTCGGCGGCACGTACGCGGGCAACCCGCTGGCCGTCGCATCGGCACACGCGGTGCTCGAGATCATCGACGAAGAGAAGCTGTGCGAGCGCGCAACGCAACTGGGCGACGTGCTGAAGGCGAAGCTGAACGCACTGCAGGCCGACGTGCCGCAGATCGCCGACGTGCGCGGCCCGGGCGCGATGATCGCGGTCGAGTTCCTGAAGCCGGGCTCGGGCGAGCCGGATGCGGAATTCACAAAGCGCGTGCAGACGCGTGCGCTCGAGCGCGGCCTGCTGCTGCTCGTGTGCGGCGTGTACTCGAACGTCGTGCGCTTCCTGTTCCCGCTGACGATCCCGCAAGCCGTGTTCGACGAAGCGCTCGTGATCCTCGAGGAAGTGCTGAAGGAAACGGTCGGCGTGCCGGCCTGAGTGTCCGTCGACTTCATCAACTGATTGCGCCGCCGCCGTCTTCGTGACGGCGGCGGCCGTTTCATCCGTCCTATTCGAAGCAGGTGATTCATATGAGCACGGTTCAGGAAACCCTGGCACTGAAAGACCCGTCGCTGTTCCGCCAGCAGGCGTACGTCAACGGCGAATGGCAAGGCGCGACGAACGGCGAGACGTTCGAAGTCCGCAACCCGGCGACGGGCGGCCTACTCGGCACGGTGCCGGCGATGGGCACGGCCGAGACGCGTCACGCGATCGAAGCCGCGAACGCCGCCTGGCCGGCGTGGCGCAAGAAGACGGCAAAGGAACGTGCGGTCGTCCTGCGCAAGTGGCACGACCTGATGATGGAAAACGCCGACGACCTCGCGCTGATCCTGACCACCGAGCAAGGCAAGTCGCTGGCCGAAGCGAAGGGCGAGATCGCCTATGCCGCATCGTTCCTCGAATGGTTCGCGGAAGAAGGCAAGCGCGTGTACGGCGACACGATCCCGACGCCGGCGAGCGACAAGCGCATCGTCGTGACGAAGGAAGCGATCGGCGTGTGCGCGGCGATCACGCCGTGGAACTTCCCGGCGGCGATGATCACGCGCAAGGTCGGCCCGGCGCTTGCCGCAGGCTGCCCGATCGTCGTGAAGCCGGCTGAAGCGACGCCGTTCTCGGCGCTCGCGATGGCCGTGCTGGCCGAGCGCGCGGGCGTGCCGGCGGGCGTGTTCAGCGTCGTCACGGGCGACCCGAAGGCGATCGGCGGCGAGCTGACGTCGAACCCGATCGTGCGCAAGCTGTCGTTCACCGGCTCGACGCCGGTCGGCCGCCTGCTGATGTCGCAGTGCGCGGCGACGGTCAAGAAGGTGTCGCTGGAACTCGGCGGCAACGCACCGTTCATCGTGTTCGACGACGCCGATCTCGATGCGGCCGTGCAGGGCGCGATCGCGTCGAAGTACCGCAACAGCGGCCAGACCTGCGTGTGCACGAACCGTTTCTACGTACATGAAGCCGTGTACGACCAGTTCGCGCAGAAGCTCGCGGCGGCCGTCGGCCAGCTGAAGGTGGGCC is a window encoding:
- a CDS encoding purine-nucleoside phosphorylase, whose product is MLTRSILSAAAFSLAACATAPSIAQDSQGNNAGNNAFAETGAQGRPVKVMIITMFGPEGQAWLDRIGPWRDIAVPGLSPDYPNVHCNKQDVCVVTTGMGYANASATIMALTFSQRFDLRRTYFLISGIAGVDPAQGTVGSAAWSKYLVDFSLQWELDAREIPAGWNTGFLGINTKSPNDKPPLDYRTEVFQLNPQLTDAAVALSRNVVLADSAQAQAARAKFNYAPANRPPTVIQCDTSSGNTWFSGTLIGERARQWTKILTDGKGTYCMTAQEDNATYEALKRAASVKRVDLSRVAVLRTGSDFDRPYAGQTSADNLLNYADQGGFAPATENLYRAGNPLVQDIVTHWGEWRDGVPRR
- a CDS encoding LysE family translocator, yielding MNDFLFGLMIALSVGPVALMIANYGMRAGTASGVRAAVGVATADGCYAVIAFTLGAMLASTLAAHLLLFRLVGALVLLAMGARMLWQALRDRRRTLDGDARPPGSRPFSSMFFVTLANPLTILLFYGYATAAAGAHRHWLLGAACVFAGSLAGQLVFAFGGSVIGRIVKSPGLLAASHVVAALVVLGYGVAGLARL
- the selD gene encoding selenide, water dikinase SelD, with protein sequence MTEATQAQPAVPRLTSLSHGGGCGCKIAPGVLSELLKRATPPALFPDLLVGTETSDDAAVYRLNDEQAIVATTDFFMPIVDDPFDFGRIAATNALSDVYAMGGKPILALALVGMPINVLPHETIAAVLRGGESVCADAGIPVAGGHSIDSVEPIYGLAAIGVVHPSRVKRNAAARAGDVLVLGKPLGVGVLSAALKKNQLDADGYAQMVATTTKLNRPGAELAALPGVHALTDVTGFGLLGHTLELARGAHLTARVHYASLPWLAGVEAFVADGVFTGASGRNWAAYGADVQLAATLPPVAQALLTDPQTSGGLLVACAPEAVDDVLACFRADGFDRAGVIGEMVDGPARVDVA
- a CDS encoding DMT family transporter, whose protein sequence is MDHLFIGLVLCSALLHAIWNAFLHVSEDRLVQLGTMSLPYFVFGVAGAALLPAPAPAAWPYIAGSAVLEVAYCFTLARAYRSGEFGQIYPIARGISPLLVSVLALAILHERPTPFGFAGIALVSFGIMSLALRRGFRFSGEGVPFALLTGVFIAAYSICDGIGSRVSGSALGYIAWVYVLWSVPQFVLVCAVRGGPRAVLGSRTALTQGAIAGTISLAAYGIVILAYRYLPVGTVSALRETSSIFAVAIGWLVMRERPGAQRLAACALVVAGAALIRL
- a CDS encoding porin, which translates into the protein MKQKGMAVALAGIATAAGAMHAHAQSSVTLYGVVDSGITYTNNQNGHAAWQATGGNEQGTRFGLLGKEDLGGGTRAVFRLENGFNIESGAASQGGRLFGRRAYVGLENDRWGTLTMGRQYNAAQEVLEPLQIGATTALTQYALHPFDTDDLNNTFRTNNSVQYQTPTWYGLRAVGLYGFSNSTSFAQNRVWSIGTSYENGPLQLGAAYVRVDHPALDTAGAAASDNYYTFIKGVTRQQIWGAGGAYAWGAATFGLLYTSSLFNLQTGGAMRFNNYEGSVRYLMTPALQFALGETYTQVLASQGPKPSSHYLQTSVGAQYFLSKRTDIYVNAFYQRASSNTVAAIEGISNPSSTRTQIVAVTGIRHKF
- a CDS encoding N-formylglutamate amidohydrolase, which translates into the protein MLTFNCNNATAGASPAYFVATPTVPALPIVVDSPHSGIAYPPDFATVAPDDAIRTTWDAYIDELWAGAPARGGTLLGATFPRAYIDPNRAETDIDATLLAEPWPEPLSPQPYTQRGMGLIRRDALPGVPLYDRKLSLEAVRHRIDAYYLPYRRALAGIAEPLHAAHGALWHIDCHSMKSRGNAMNVDAGALRPHVVVSDRRGTTADPAFTAWTAQWFAEAGYRVQVNDPYQGGDLLTALADPARQRHSIQIEFNRALYMDEAAFAKHAGFATLKRSVDAYLDALADYVRARIAPQGEIA
- a CDS encoding IclR family transcriptional regulator — encoded protein: MTTYIVDAVDSALKLLTYVAEHPNLGVTELASQLGINKSRTYRMLCTLELHRFVVQDPRTSTYALGPQAFVIGVAASQQNALVRAAHRHMLALNQAINETVVLRVREGLESVCVARCETTHAVRTVGAVGNRRPINFGASGKVLLAFAPDPVRDEYLAQLRRNGHADDPAKLAGELDAVARKGYAVSSGEVTPGAVGIAVPVRDLTGATVASVSVTGPEVRVSHADIPDYLERLQACSLAISAELGYVPARAALQPA
- a CDS encoding SLC13 family permease — encoded protein: MSASSPNPAGARAADATPLAAPADAATHDAAGNAPGDASAHAGRAPHPHGKMLHPVVMMLWVLAVAIALTWIVDSGRFERNGRLVVPGTYHVVPKTTALTTLVAPAVSHSTPTHAMPASLVSAFVAIPEGLLKNAPLIVMVMFVGGMFGVMRRTGVVDAGIDRLLQLTGNNAYLLTPMLMILIGLGSTLLGFISEYLVIIPMVVVIARRLGLSDLFAVALVALAAKIGYIASVTNPLALAVAQPLVGVPLFSGVALRAAVFVVFLTIGILYLLRYVRSTGYRAGQTATGHVAQATAKLSLRHKATLVVFAAAVAMLIYGTRELKWGNVELAAFYTFVSIATAVIGGLDSRSAADAFVDGMKNMILAALLMGLAASVELLLQNSLVLDTLINFFTRLADGQSPVWVANGLMGVQMVLDVFIPSVSGKAAVSMPIIGPIAQLSGVSGQTSVLAFVLGGGLTNLVTPTSGMLLAYLATARVDFGAWIRFVLPLFLTLLALSCVVLTFAVWIGY
- a CDS encoding PLP-dependent aminotransferase family protein, with amino-acid sequence MRASVLSDWLAQRLVRGGEQPIYRQLHRLLQQAILSRELPAGTRVPSSRLLAAELGIARNTVTQVYEQLALEGYVNSATGRGTFVADSAPDEIVGAPPDAAAARPALVQASVRRLSARGTRLVEGAGVSKRQGGAFMPGVPDVSRFPARVWTRLHNKYWRRLRPDLLTYAPGGGLALLREALADYLRTSRSVRCTPEQIVITTGIHQSIDLAVRLLTDPGDAIWTEDPCYWGVRSVLNVSGLTTRPIPVDDEGIAPSAADLAEPPKLMLVTPSHQYPLGMVMSLARRRMLLEYARQHGCWIIEDDYDSEFRYGSRPLASLQGLDTAGQVIYVGSFGKTLFPGLRVGYLVAPEPLAESFATASAELYREGQLLQQAVLAEFIAEGHFVSHIRKMRTLYGQRREVLLDAVAQRYGNTLHALGSDAGLHLVTQLPEGVDDRAVAQAALERNIVVRPLSGYYADRERAAPGLLLGYACVPEDEIATAFATLAEAIDERAFGRVVEVA